In one window of Jatrophihabitans endophyticus DNA:
- a CDS encoding nitroreductase family deazaflavin-dependent oxidoreductase — translation MLFGKEHVERYEATDGEEGYHWQNGTTILLLHTTGRKSGKEYTHPLIYRDYGDAYLIVASKGGDPQAPDWYKNIEKDPDVSLQIKADTFAAHARTATADERPAMWRHMAEVWPDYDEYQKKTDREIPVVVLERS, via the coding sequence ATGCTGTTTGGCAAAGAGCACGTCGAGCGCTACGAGGCCACCGACGGCGAAGAGGGTTACCACTGGCAGAACGGGACGACGATCCTGCTGCTGCACACGACCGGCCGCAAGTCGGGCAAGGAGTACACGCACCCGTTGATCTACCGCGACTACGGCGACGCGTACCTCATCGTCGCGTCCAAGGGCGGCGACCCGCAGGCGCCGGACTGGTACAAGAACATCGAGAAGGATCCCGACGTCTCGCTGCAGATCAAGGCCGACACGTTCGCCGCCCACGCCCGGACGGCGACCGCCGACGAGCGGCCGGCGATGTGGCGGCACATGGCCGAGGTCTGGCCCGACTACGACGAGTACCAGAAGAAGACCGACCGCGAGATCCCCGTCGTGGTCCTCGAACGCAGCTGA
- a CDS encoding SIS domain-containing protein, giving the protein MTHLDAELAEQPAAIGRLLDTLPAHVERMRALAVDATGLTLVARGSSDNAARYAQYLVPIRSGLPVTLATPSLSTVYDRTPSFAGQLVVAVSQSGRSTDIVAVLAAAREQGRPTVAITNDPGSPLAAHADHVVDLATGRERSVAATKTYTTSLVAVAGLALALGPTSGDDGAWEDLRALPGLVADALVAADAPARETARTLHPASRAVAVGRGLNLATAHETALKITELTGTQVVPYSPADLRHGPIGAVTPEVPVLLVAPDEAATTGVLDLVPELLGRGAAVHVLGAATNDASLPDGVTTIVPVPAGVPPWLSAVVAVVPGQLVARALAVSRGVDIDRPGGLSKVTVTH; this is encoded by the coding sequence ATGACCCATCTCGACGCCGAGCTGGCCGAGCAGCCCGCCGCGATCGGTCGGCTGCTCGACACGCTGCCCGCCCACGTCGAGCGGATGCGCGCGCTGGCCGTCGACGCCACCGGGCTCACGCTCGTCGCCCGCGGCAGCTCCGACAACGCCGCGCGGTACGCGCAGTACCTCGTGCCCATCCGCTCGGGCCTGCCGGTGACGCTGGCCACGCCGAGCCTGTCGACGGTCTACGACCGCACGCCGTCGTTCGCCGGGCAGCTCGTCGTGGCGGTCTCGCAGTCGGGCCGCTCGACCGACATCGTCGCCGTCCTCGCCGCGGCGCGGGAACAGGGCCGTCCCACGGTGGCGATCACGAACGACCCGGGCTCGCCGCTGGCCGCGCACGCCGACCACGTCGTCGACCTCGCCACCGGGCGGGAGCGATCCGTGGCGGCGACCAAGACGTACACGACGTCGCTGGTGGCGGTCGCCGGCCTCGCGCTCGCGCTGGGCCCCACCTCGGGCGACGACGGCGCGTGGGAGGACCTGCGGGCGCTCCCCGGACTGGTCGCCGACGCCCTCGTGGCCGCCGACGCCCCCGCCCGCGAGACCGCCCGGACGCTGCACCCGGCGAGCCGGGCCGTGGCGGTGGGGCGCGGCCTCAACCTGGCCACCGCCCACGAGACGGCCCTCAAGATCACCGAGCTCACCGGCACGCAGGTCGTCCCCTACTCCCCCGCCGACCTGCGGCACGGCCCGATCGGAGCGGTGACGCCGGAGGTGCCGGTGCTGCTCGTCGCCCCGGACGAGGCCGCCACCACCGGCGTCCTCGACCTCGTCCCCGAGCTGCTCGGTCGCGGCGCCGCCGTCCACGTGCTCGGAGCAGCGACGAACGACGCGTCCCTGCCCGACGGCGTCACCACGATCGTGCCCGTGCCGGCGGGGGTGCCGCCGTGGCTGAGCGCGGTGGTCGCGGTCGTCCCCGGCCAGCTCGTCGCCCGTGCCCTCGCCGTCTCGCGCGGCGTCGACATCGACCGTCCCGGTGGCCTGTCGAAGGTGACCGTCACCCACTGA
- a CDS encoding acetolactate synthase large subunit encodes MVECLENEGVTHVFGIPGEENIRLVEALSRSTIEYVLTRHEQGASFMAETYGRLTGRAGVCSATLGPGAINLLLGTADATTNSTPLLALSAQVGNNRSYKESHQGVDLVSMFDPVTKWSELVATPGAVPEMVRKAFKLAQTERPGAVYLAVPEDVEEAEVAPGSGPLPVNVPRPEEPSAHQVERAAAILRGARNPIVLAGHGAARAGAGDALRRFAERLGVPVATTFHGKGVFDDDHPLALGAVGFMRHDYVNFGFDSADVIVAVGYELQEFDPVRINPRGDKAIVHVHRFAAEVDAHYDVAVGLVSDVASSLDALGDALGDVTYESSGGERIRELLDAELERGRGDDRFPLAPARVVADTRAALGRDDVVLVDTGALKMWMARLYPTHEPNTCLISNGLSTMAWTVPGAIGAKIARPDAKVLVATGDGAFLMNSQEIETALRLHVPMVVLIWVDDAYGLISWKMDLEIGKNVDTAFGNPDFVAYAQSFGAKGYRIEAADELLPTLRTALADDTVSVIACPVDYSANLDLISSLGDLDETLS; translated from the coding sequence ATCGTCGAGTGTCTCGAGAACGAGGGCGTGACCCACGTCTTCGGCATCCCGGGCGAGGAGAACATCCGGCTCGTCGAGGCGCTCTCGCGCTCGACGATCGAGTACGTGCTCACCCGTCACGAGCAGGGCGCGTCGTTCATGGCCGAGACCTACGGCCGGCTGACCGGGCGGGCAGGGGTCTGCTCCGCCACGCTGGGTCCGGGCGCGATCAACCTGCTCCTCGGCACCGCGGACGCGACCACCAACTCGACGCCGCTGCTGGCGTTGTCGGCGCAGGTCGGCAACAACCGCAGCTACAAGGAGTCGCACCAGGGCGTCGACCTGGTCTCGATGTTCGACCCGGTCACGAAGTGGTCGGAGCTCGTCGCGACACCGGGCGCGGTGCCCGAGATGGTGCGCAAGGCGTTCAAGCTCGCGCAGACCGAGCGGCCCGGTGCCGTGTATCTCGCGGTTCCCGAGGACGTCGAGGAGGCCGAGGTGGCACCCGGGTCGGGGCCGCTGCCGGTGAACGTCCCGCGTCCGGAGGAGCCGTCGGCGCACCAGGTCGAGCGGGCCGCGGCGATCCTGCGCGGCGCCCGCAACCCGATCGTGCTGGCCGGCCACGGCGCGGCGCGGGCCGGCGCGGGTGACGCGCTGCGCCGCTTCGCCGAGCGGCTCGGCGTGCCCGTCGCGACCACCTTCCACGGCAAGGGCGTGTTCGACGACGACCACCCGCTCGCGCTCGGCGCCGTCGGCTTCATGCGCCACGACTACGTCAACTTCGGCTTCGACTCCGCCGACGTGATCGTCGCCGTGGGCTACGAGCTGCAGGAGTTCGACCCGGTGCGGATCAACCCGCGGGGGGACAAGGCGATCGTCCACGTCCACCGCTTCGCCGCCGAGGTCGACGCCCACTACGACGTCGCGGTCGGTCTCGTGTCCGACGTCGCCAGCAGCCTCGACGCGCTCGGCGACGCGCTCGGTGACGTCACCTACGAGTCCTCGGGCGGGGAGCGCATCCGCGAGCTGCTCGACGCCGAGCTGGAACGTGGCCGCGGCGACGATCGGTTCCCGCTGGCGCCGGCGCGTGTCGTCGCCGACACCCGGGCCGCGCTGGGACGCGACGACGTCGTGCTGGTCGACACCGGCGCGCTCAAGATGTGGATGGCGCGGCTGTACCCGACCCACGAGCCGAACACCTGCCTGATCTCCAACGGCCTGTCGACCATGGCGTGGACGGTGCCGGGCGCCATCGGCGCCAAGATCGCGCGCCCGGACGCCAAGGTGCTGGTGGCGACCGGCGACGGCGCGTTCCTCATGAACTCGCAGGAGATCGAGACGGCGCTCCGGCTCCACGTCCCGATGGTGGTGCTGATCTGGGTCGACGACGCGTACGGGCTGATCAGCTGGAAGATGGACCTGGAGATCGGCAAGAACGTCGACACCGCGTTCGGCAATCCCGACTTCGTCGCGTACGCGCAGAGCTTCGGGGCGAAGGGCTATCGCATCGAGGCCGCCGACGAGCTGCTGCCGACGCTGCGCACCGCGCTGGCCGACGACACCGTGTCGGTCATCGCCTGCCCGGTCGACTACTCCGCCAACCTGGATCTCATCAGCTCGCTCGGCGATCTGGACGAGACGCTGTCGTAG
- a CDS encoding serine hydrolase domain-containing protein translates to MRRLLVTTAVVALGVGAAADASVAAPAPREQNSPAQVVPAPSAALRGMLGHPVRTLHHGSPRSAGLLPASIDRIGADVEAGMQPQGTGGHPLYPGGVALAAHDGVVVHESAHGYASLYADDTPTLLPADQRVRTRTDTIYDLASLSKLFTAIVAMQLVDRDRLDLDARVVRYLPAFGSHGKGDITVRQLLTHTSGLAPDPVPGLWQRPAAERVPAILDSVPQAAAGSAYVYSDINMMTVQLIVQAITGTRLDALVRDGITRPLRMTSTMYNPPASLLPRIAATEYERVPDRGMVRGVVHDENAWALDGVAGHAGVFSDADDLAVLAQTLLNGGVYRHQRILSATAVRALMTNLNQAYAGHNHGVGFELYQYFYMGALATPYTIGHTGFTGTTFVVDPTTNSFAILLTNRVHPSRNWGSNNPARRAVADDLAAALPVHPAQGRTSWYAGLADATTSTLTAPLDDAATGGDRLGFALWYDTEPGADVLTLEQSSDGVTWTTLPFALRDHGRTLAAPEGSVSGYARRAWWRADARLAAGTTQLRWTYRTDAQYHGLGIRLDAIDVTSDGTTRFDTARRADAARVRLTGFVPSSH, encoded by the coding sequence ATGAGACGTCTGCTCGTCACGACCGCCGTCGTCGCGCTCGGCGTGGGCGCGGCCGCGGACGCATCCGTCGCTGCCCCCGCGCCGCGCGAGCAGAACTCGCCGGCGCAGGTCGTCCCCGCCCCCTCCGCCGCCCTGCGCGGCATGCTCGGGCACCCCGTCCGCACGCTGCACCACGGCTCGCCGCGCAGCGCCGGCCTGCTGCCGGCGTCGATCGACCGCATCGGTGCCGACGTCGAGGCCGGCATGCAGCCGCAGGGCACCGGCGGCCACCCGCTGTACCCGGGCGGGGTCGCCCTCGCCGCGCACGACGGCGTCGTGGTGCACGAGTCCGCGCACGGGTACGCGTCCCTCTACGCCGACGACACGCCGACGCTGCTGCCGGCCGACCAGCGCGTGCGCACCCGGACCGACACGATCTACGACCTCGCGTCGCTGTCCAAGCTGTTCACCGCGATCGTCGCGATGCAACTGGTCGACCGCGACCGCCTCGACCTCGACGCCCGGGTGGTGCGCTACCTGCCCGCCTTCGGCTCGCACGGCAAGGGCGACATCACCGTGCGTCAGCTGCTGACCCACACGTCCGGCCTGGCACCGGACCCGGTGCCCGGCCTCTGGCAGCGCCCCGCCGCCGAACGCGTCCCGGCCATCCTCGACAGCGTCCCGCAGGCGGCTGCCGGCAGCGCCTACGTCTATTCCGACATCAACATGATGACGGTGCAGCTGATCGTCCAGGCCATCACCGGCACGCGACTCGACGCGCTCGTCCGCGACGGCATCACCCGTCCGCTGCGCATGACGAGCACGATGTACAACCCGCCGGCGTCACTGCTGCCGCGGATCGCGGCCACCGAGTACGAGCGCGTTCCGGATCGCGGCATGGTCCGCGGCGTCGTGCACGACGAGAACGCCTGGGCGCTCGACGGCGTCGCCGGCCACGCCGGGGTGTTCTCCGACGCCGACGACCTCGCCGTGCTCGCGCAGACCCTGCTCAACGGCGGCGTGTACCGCCATCAGCGCATCCTCTCCGCTACTGCGGTGCGGGCGCTGATGACCAACCTCAACCAGGCGTACGCCGGTCACAACCACGGCGTCGGCTTCGAGCTGTACCAGTACTTCTACATGGGCGCGCTGGCCACGCCCTACACGATCGGGCACACCGGGTTCACCGGCACCACGTTCGTCGTCGACCCCACCACGAACTCGTTCGCCATCCTGCTCACGAACCGGGTGCACCCCAGTCGCAACTGGGGGTCCAACAACCCCGCCCGACGCGCGGTGGCCGACGACCTCGCGGCGGCCCTGCCGGTGCACCCGGCGCAGGGCCGCACGTCGTGGTACGCCGGCCTGGCCGACGCGACCACCTCGACGCTCACCGCGCCGTTGGACGACGCCGCCACAGGCGGCGACCGGCTCGGCTTCGCGCTCTGGTACGACACCGAGCCCGGGGCCGACGTGCTCACGCTCGAGCAGAGCAGCGACGGGGTCACCTGGACGACGCTGCCCTTCGCGTTGCGCGACCACGGCCGCACGTTGGCCGCGCCCGAGGGTTCGGTCTCGGGTTACGCGCGACGGGCGTGGTGGCGCGCCGACGCTCGTCTCGCGGCCGGCACCACCCAGCTGCGTTGGACTTATCGCACAGATGCGCAATATCACGGTCTCGGGATCAGGCTCGACGCGATCGACGTGACGTCCGACGGCACCACCCGCTTCGACACCGCGCGGCGCGCCGACGCCGCGCGCGTCCGCCTCACCGGCTTCGTCCCCAGTTCGCACTGA
- a CDS encoding exo-beta-N-acetylmuramidase NamZ family protein, whose protein sequence is MTGPSRRRVLGAGALGVAAAAVTGCVGDAATTPAAASSPHPSTHSTHPAHPGHGAGAMRVRTGLARLVDSGYRVLRGRKVGVLTNPTGVTDDLDSIVDVMHADDRVDLRAVFGPEHGFRGTAQAGGSEGSSVDPRTGLTVYDLYNLAWTEMAPLFDEAGVDTIVFDIQDLGVRFYTYMWTLYDVMTACAASGRRVVVLDRPNPQGGNRVAGFRLLPRLETLVGRAPIVQQHGMTAGELARLLAAEYLPDRAGKRLDLTVVPMTGWRRDRPGDTGGLRWVAPSPNIPTVTSALVYVGTCWFEGTNLSQGRGTTQPFELIGAPYVDERWTAALRAAGLPGADFREAAFAPTSAAYQGEVCRGVQTYVTDPVAFDAVRTAVTMLTSLHHLYRDFAWRYDEGDKVEPYDIDKLAGSPALRQGVDAGHSPARIVRTMRADVAGFRSQRRPYLIYREGDSR, encoded by the coding sequence ATGACCGGCCCGAGCCGTCGCCGCGTCCTCGGCGCCGGGGCACTCGGGGTCGCGGCCGCCGCCGTCACCGGCTGTGTGGGCGACGCCGCGACGACGCCGGCCGCCGCGAGCAGCCCGCACCCGTCCACCCACTCCACCCACCCCGCTCACCCCGGTCACGGCGCCGGCGCGATGCGCGTGCGCACCGGGCTGGCGCGACTTGTCGACAGCGGCTACCGCGTCCTGCGCGGCCGCAAGGTCGGCGTCCTCACCAACCCGACCGGCGTCACCGACGACCTCGACTCGATCGTCGACGTCATGCACGCCGACGACCGCGTCGACCTGCGCGCGGTCTTCGGCCCCGAGCACGGCTTCCGCGGGACGGCGCAGGCCGGCGGGTCCGAGGGCAGCTCGGTCGATCCACGCACCGGGCTCACCGTCTACGACCTCTACAACCTGGCTTGGACGGAGATGGCGCCGCTGTTCGACGAGGCGGGCGTCGACACGATCGTCTTCGACATCCAGGACCTCGGCGTGCGCTTCTACACCTACATGTGGACGCTCTACGACGTCATGACGGCCTGCGCCGCGAGCGGCCGACGCGTCGTCGTACTCGACCGGCCCAACCCGCAGGGCGGCAACCGCGTCGCCGGTTTCCGACTGCTGCCGCGGCTCGAGACCCTCGTCGGTCGCGCGCCCATCGTGCAGCAGCACGGCATGACCGCCGGCGAGCTCGCCCGCCTGCTGGCCGCCGAGTACCTGCCCGACCGTGCCGGCAAGCGGCTCGACCTGACCGTCGTCCCGATGACCGGCTGGCGTCGTGACCGGCCCGGTGACACCGGCGGGCTGCGGTGGGTCGCGCCGTCGCCCAACATCCCGACCGTGACGTCGGCGCTCGTGTACGTGGGCACCTGCTGGTTCGAGGGGACGAACCTGTCGCAGGGCCGCGGCACCACCCAGCCGTTCGAGCTGATCGGCGCACCGTACGTGGACGAGAGGTGGACGGCGGCGCTGCGTGCCGCGGGGCTGCCCGGCGCCGACTTCCGCGAGGCCGCGTTCGCCCCGACGTCCGCGGCGTACCAGGGCGAGGTGTGCCGTGGGGTGCAGACCTACGTGACCGACCCGGTCGCCTTCGACGCCGTACGGACGGCCGTCACGATGCTGACGTCGCTGCACCACCTCTACCGCGACTTCGCCTGGCGCTACGACGAGGGCGACAAGGTCGAGCCGTACGACATCGACAAGCTGGCCGGCAGTCCCGCGCTGCGACAGGGGGTCGATGCCGGTCACTCCCCCGCCCGGATCGTCCGGACGATGCGCGCCGACGTCGCCGGGTTCCGCAGCCAGCGCCGGCCCTACCTCATCTACCGCGAAGGAGACTCCCGATGA
- a CDS encoding glycoside hydrolase family 3 protein, with the protein MTGPADAAPRGAHRPDRVGQLLRSMSLEEKVGQLFVTYAYGTTADTTDPAAVAQNRELYGVDNGAQLVAKYHLGGVIYFTWANTLTDPATIATLSNGLQRAATTSGAKVPLLTTIDQEGGRVVRIGAPAAVSPGNMTLGASFDPRLTYSAYRANAEQLRALGINVDDAPVVDTNTNPANAADGSRAFGDTPLQTAVFGAAAVRGLESRDVAAVAKHFPGLGSTEVNTDFGEAVSDQTRAEFERYDLPAFRAAVAAGTDQIMAAHIVAPALDPTGAPASLSKPMVTGILRDKLHYDGLVVTDALSAEALHDYTNTQRVVGALQAGVDQLLMPTDLADGIDAVLAAVRSGEISTQRIDESVRRVLTAKQKLGLFDANQVDVAKAAASVGTVAQHRTMATAARRGVTLYRNSAGTLPLAANPGTKVLVTGYGATTSTTLTADLQAKGVQATRVYTGSAPSDAAIAAAVTAAKDADYAVVISNDAWGDAQQRALAAQVRATGTPTIVLAVGAPYELGYAPETPTFLATFGYQADSLQAATDVLFGAQPSGRSPVTVRTPDGTSVVAKLGSGLRYHR; encoded by the coding sequence ATGACCGGACCGGCGGACGCGGCACCACGCGGCGCGCACCGCCCGGACCGCGTCGGGCAGCTGCTGAGGTCGATGTCGCTCGAGGAGAAGGTCGGACAGCTGTTCGTCACCTACGCCTACGGCACGACGGCCGACACCACCGATCCCGCGGCGGTCGCCCAGAACCGCGAGCTCTACGGCGTCGACAACGGCGCGCAGCTCGTCGCCAAGTACCACCTCGGCGGCGTCATCTACTTCACCTGGGCGAACACCCTCACCGACCCGGCCACCATCGCCACGCTCTCGAACGGACTGCAGCGGGCGGCGACGACGTCCGGGGCGAAGGTGCCGCTGCTGACGACGATCGACCAGGAGGGCGGCCGGGTCGTCCGCATCGGCGCTCCCGCCGCGGTCTCGCCGGGCAACATGACGCTCGGCGCGAGCTTCGACCCCCGGCTGACCTACTCGGCCTACCGCGCGAACGCCGAGCAGCTGCGGGCCCTGGGCATCAACGTCGACGACGCCCCCGTCGTCGACACCAACACCAACCCCGCCAACGCCGCCGACGGTTCCCGCGCCTTCGGCGACACCCCGCTGCAGACCGCCGTCTTCGGCGCGGCCGCGGTGCGCGGTCTCGAGTCGCGCGACGTCGCCGCCGTGGCGAAGCACTTCCCGGGGCTGGGCAGCACCGAGGTCAACACCGACTTCGGTGAGGCCGTCAGCGACCAGACCAGGGCCGAGTTCGAGCGGTACGACCTGCCCGCCTTCCGCGCCGCCGTCGCGGCCGGCACCGACCAGATCATGGCGGCGCACATCGTGGCGCCCGCGCTCGACCCGACCGGCGCCCCGGCCAGCCTGTCCAAGCCGATGGTCACCGGCATCCTGCGCGACAAGCTGCACTACGACGGCCTCGTGGTCACCGACGCGCTGAGCGCCGAGGCGCTGCACGACTACACCAACACGCAGCGGGTCGTCGGCGCGCTGCAGGCAGGGGTCGACCAGCTCCTCATGCCGACCGACCTCGCCGACGGGATCGACGCCGTGCTCGCCGCCGTCCGCTCGGGCGAGATCAGCACGCAGCGCATCGACGAGTCGGTCCGGCGCGTGCTCACCGCCAAGCAGAAGCTCGGCCTCTTCGACGCGAACCAGGTGGACGTCGCCAAGGCCGCGGCGAGCGTGGGAACCGTCGCCCAGCACCGGACGATGGCGACCGCGGCACGGCGCGGTGTCACGCTCTACCGCAACTCGGCCGGCACGCTGCCGCTCGCGGCGAACCCGGGCACGAAGGTGCTCGTCACCGGCTACGGCGCCACGACCAGCACGACGCTCACCGCCGACCTGCAGGCCAAGGGCGTGCAGGCCACCCGGGTCTACACCGGCAGCGCACCGAGCGACGCCGCGATCGCCGCGGCGGTGACGGCGGCGAAGGACGCCGACTACGCCGTCGTCATCAGCAACGACGCGTGGGGCGACGCGCAGCAGCGCGCGCTCGCCGCGCAGGTACGCGCGACCGGTACGCCGACGATCGTGCTCGCGGTCGGCGCGCCCTACGAGCTGGGCTACGCACCGGAGACGCCGACCTTCCTCGCCACGTTCGGCTATCAGGCCGACTCGCTGCAGGCCGCGACCGACGTGCTCTTCGGCGCCCAGCCGAGCGGCCGGTCGCCGGTGACGGTCCGCACCCCCGACGGCACGAGCGTCGTCGCGAAGCTGGGCTCGGGTCTGCGCTACCACCGCTGA
- a CDS encoding sodium:solute symporter, which translates to MHDAINVTVIVAYLVVIAVIGLRLSGRQRTAADYFTGERSMPWWSVMGSIVATETSTLTVISVPGVAYLTNFSYVELAFGYIIGRTLVSFVLLPLYFRGGFVSAYQYLGERFGRHVQGLASLTFLITRLLAEGVRLFASAIPIKLLLKELGVSVNYFVIILVLSLITVAYTYVGGIKAVIWTDVIQMTLYLGGAVVCIAVLLGHTGVSALGDALDAGKFHIFQTDDWSFFNLVTNPYAFLTAVVGGAIFGMASHGSDQLIAQRVLATKSLSDGRKAMIGSGIAVTVQFALFSLVGALLWVYKDGAALDKLGFKTSDQIFPDFVLHGLPVGLSGLLIAGILAATMGSLSSALNSLSNSTVADIMSAWLGRRPTPEQMLTIARYATLAWTAVMVVFASLFDDTGSQVVVIGLSITGYTYGAMLGAFILGLLVKRAGEVAAAIALVTTVVVMAWVVLRVKVTPAGDMLWWEADKAKGTGLAFPWFVPLGVLITLVVGGLVALVRPARPKAPPAVDDREPVVAR; encoded by the coding sequence GTGCACGACGCGATCAACGTGACCGTGATCGTCGCCTACCTGGTCGTCATCGCGGTGATCGGACTGCGGCTGTCCGGCCGGCAGCGCACCGCGGCGGACTATTTCACCGGCGAGCGTTCCATGCCGTGGTGGTCGGTGATGGGCTCCATCGTCGCGACCGAGACGTCGACGCTCACCGTCATCAGCGTCCCCGGCGTCGCCTACCTGACGAACTTCTCCTACGTGGAGCTCGCGTTCGGTTACATCATCGGGCGCACCCTGGTGTCGTTCGTGCTGCTGCCGCTGTACTTCCGCGGCGGCTTCGTCAGCGCTTACCAGTACCTCGGCGAACGCTTCGGTCGCCACGTGCAGGGGCTGGCGTCGCTGACGTTCCTGATCACCCGGCTGCTCGCCGAGGGGGTACGGCTCTTCGCCTCGGCGATCCCGATCAAGCTGCTGCTCAAGGAGCTCGGGGTCTCGGTCAACTACTTCGTCATCATCCTCGTCCTGTCGCTGATCACGGTGGCCTACACCTACGTCGGCGGCATCAAGGCCGTCATCTGGACCGACGTCATCCAGATGACGCTGTACCTCGGTGGCGCCGTCGTCTGCATCGCCGTGCTACTCGGCCACACGGGCGTGAGCGCGCTCGGCGACGCCCTCGACGCCGGCAAGTTCCACATCTTCCAGACCGACGACTGGAGCTTCTTCAACCTCGTCACGAATCCGTACGCGTTCCTGACCGCGGTCGTCGGCGGCGCCATCTTCGGCATGGCATCGCACGGTTCGGACCAGCTCATCGCGCAGCGCGTGCTCGCGACCAAGAGCCTCTCCGACGGTCGCAAGGCCATGATCGGCAGCGGTATCGCCGTCACCGTGCAGTTCGCGCTGTTCTCGCTCGTCGGCGCGCTGCTGTGGGTCTACAAGGACGGCGCGGCGCTCGACAAGCTGGGCTTCAAGACGTCCGACCAGATCTTCCCCGACTTCGTGCTGCACGGCCTGCCGGTCGGCCTGTCGGGCCTGCTCATCGCGGGCATCCTCGCCGCCACGATGGGCTCGCTCTCGTCGGCGCTGAACTCGCTGTCGAACTCGACGGTCGCCGACATCATGAGCGCCTGGCTGGGCCGCCGTCCCACGCCCGAGCAGATGTTGACGATCGCGCGCTACGCGACGCTCGCCTGGACGGCCGTGATGGTGGTCTTCGCGTCGCTGTTCGACGACACCGGCAGCCAGGTCGTGGTCATCGGCCTGTCCATCACCGGCTACACCTACGGCGCCATGCTCGGCGCGTTCATCCTCGGCCTGCTCGTGAAGCGCGCGGGCGAGGTCGCCGCGGCGATCGCGCTGGTCACCACGGTGGTGGTGATGGCGTGGGTCGTGCTGCGCGTCAAGGTCACGCCGGCCGGCGACATGCTGTGGTGGGAGGCCGACAAGGCGAAGGGCACCGGCCTGGCGTTCCCGTGGTTCGTGCCGCTGGGCGTGCTCATCACGCTCGTCGTCGGTGGCCTGGTAGCGCTCGTGCGACCCGCGCGACCGAAGGCACCACCGGCGGTCGACGACCGCGAGCCGGTGGTGGCCCGATGA
- a CDS encoding acyltransferase: MGVSGETIRYWLLNAIVNSELVPRHWRVRLMRRCGIELPDDAIVYAGLRLRPGPITFGARPGINRNCLLDPGEAGITIGDDVGIAANVVITAATHHLGGSGKRADGPRSEPVVIEDGCWLGVGAVVLPGVTVRRGCVVGAGGVVASSTEPDGMYVGVPARRVRDLDGTPAAERGLLR, from the coding sequence ATGGGTGTTTCGGGGGAGACCATCCGCTACTGGTTGCTGAACGCGATCGTGAACTCCGAGCTCGTGCCCCGGCACTGGCGGGTCCGGCTCATGCGGCGGTGCGGCATCGAGCTGCCCGACGACGCCATCGTCTACGCGGGCCTGCGGCTGCGCCCGGGCCCGATCACCTTCGGTGCGCGACCGGGCATCAACCGCAACTGCCTGCTGGACCCGGGCGAGGCGGGCATCACCATCGGCGACGACGTCGGTATCGCGGCCAACGTGGTGATCACCGCCGCCACCCATCACCTCGGCGGGTCGGGCAAGCGGGCGGACGGGCCACGCTCCGAGCCCGTCGTGATCGAGGACGGCTGCTGGCTCGGCGTCGGCGCCGTGGTGCTGCCCGGTGTCACGGTGCGCCGCGGTTGCGTCGTCGGCGCGGGCGGCGTCGTCGCGTCGTCCACCGAACCCGACGGGATGTACGTCGGGGTCCCGGCGCGGCGGGTCCGCGACCTCGACGGCACACCGGCGGCCGAGCGCGGCCTGCTTCGGTGA
- a CDS encoding DUF5302 domain-containing protein → MADSESAGKQTSEQTKDRFREALERKNALRHPHEDASQHDSKVHDAHGAAGGKRQHRRKSG, encoded by the coding sequence ATGGCTGACTCCGAGAGCGCCGGCAAGCAGACCAGCGAGCAGACCAAGGATCGCTTCCGCGAGGCGCTCGAGCGCAAGAACGCCCTGCGTCATCCGCACGAGGACGCCTCGCAGCACGACTCGAAGGTGCACGACGCGCACGGTGCCGCGGGCGGCAAGCGCCAGCACCGTCGCAAGAGCGGCTGA